GACGACCGTCGTCGGCGCCACGGCCGCCGTGACCCGGGCCGCCGTCTCCGACCAGCCGAACCGCACCGTCTACGACGCCGAGCACGGCACCGACCTGCCCGGCACCAAGGTCCGCGGCGAGGGCGACGAGCCGGGCCAGGACGCCACCGTCAACCGCGCGTACGCCGGCCTCGGCGCCACCTTCGAGCTGTATCTGAAGGCGTACGAACGGCACTCCATCGACGGCGAGGGCCTGCCGCTCGACGCGACCGTGCACTACGACAAGGACTACAACAACGCCTTCTGGAACGGCGAGCAGATGGTGTTCGGCGACGGCGACGGCGAGATCTTCCTCGACTTCACCCTGCCGATCGACGTCATCGGCCACGAACTCACCCACGGCGTCACGCAGTACACCGCGAACCTGACCTACTTCGGCCAGCCCGGCGCCCTCAACGAGTCGCTCTCGGACGTCTTCGGCTCGCTCATCAAGCAGTACACGCTCGGCCAGACCGCCACCGAGGCCGACTGGCTGATCGGCGCCGGGCTGCTCGCGCCGCGCGTCACCGGCGTCGCGCTGCGCTCCATGAAGGCGCCGGGCACCGCGTACGACGACGACGTCCTCGGCAAGGACCCGCAGCCCGCGACCATGGACGGCTTCGTCCGCACCGGCCGCGACAACGGCGGCGTGCACATCAACTCCGGTATCCCCAACCACGCGTTCTACCTGGCCGCCACCGCCCTCGGCGGCAACGCCTGGGAGCGGGCGGGGCAGGTCTGGTACGACGTGCTGACCGGCGGCAAGCTGAAGAAGGACGCGTCGTTCTCGGACTTCGCGACCCTGACGGTGGCGGCGGCCAAGGCCCGTTACCGCGACGGCGCCGAACTCCAGGCGGTGCTGAAGGCCTGGGAGCAGGTCGGGGTGCGGACGGCCTAGTTCCGTACTAGACACGTCCCATGCGTATTCGAGTGAGGCGTACAGGCGGGTTCGCGGGCATCGAGCGCAGCGCGGAGGTGGACACCTCCGCGCTGCCCGACGCCCAGGAGTGGCACGTCCTGGCGGAGCGGGCCCTGTCCGCGGGCCGGGACGCGCCGCCCGCCGGGGTGCCGGACGGCTTCCAGTACGAGATCACGGTGGACGGCAGGACGGTGCACGCGGCCGACCCCCGGCTGTCGCAGGAGCAGCGCGCGCTGATCTCCCGGGTCCTGAAGGAGGGCGCCTGACCGACCGGGCCTGCGGGCAACCACCCTTTCCCGCACGCCCGTTGACTTCCCTACCCATGGGTACGGATGATCCGGCCCATGGCGACGAACCCGATACCGCAGTTCCCGGCCGGCTTCCTGTGGGGCGTCTCGACCTCGGCCCATCAGATCGAGGGCGCGGCCGACCTGCGCGCCCCGTCCGTGTGGGACGCCTTCACGGCCGAGCCGGGACGGGTGAAGGACGGCTCGACGGCGGCGGTGGCCTGCGACCACTACCACCGCTACCGCGAGGACGTGGCCCTCCTCGCCGACCTGGGCGTCGACGCCTACCGCTTCTCGGTCTCCTGGCCCCGGGTCGACTCGCCCGGCGGACTCGACTTCTACGACCGGCTGGTGGACGAGCTGTGCGCGGCCGGCATCCGCCCGGTCGCGACCCTCTTCCACTGGGACCTGCCGGTCGGCCTCGACTGGCTGCGCCGGGAGACGGCGGAGCGGTTCGCGCAGTACACGGCGACCGTCGCCGCCCGGCTCGGGGACCGCGTCGGCAGTTGGCTCACCCTCAACGAACCCGCCGAACACACCCTGCTCGGGCACGCGTTGGGCGCCCACGCGCCCGGCAGGCAGCTGCTGTTCGACGCGCTGCCCGCCGCCCACCACCAACTCCTCGGCCACGGCCTCGCCGTCCGCGCGCTGCGGGCCGCGGGCGCCACCGACATCGGCATCGCCAACTCGCACGGCCCGACCTGGCCCGCCTCGCACGCGGCCGAGGACCTGGAGGCGGCGGCGTTCTACGACATCCTGCTCAACCGGCTGTTCGCGGACCCGCTGCTGCTCGGCCGGTACCCGGAGGGCATCGACGCGCTGATGCCGGGCGATGTCGAGGCGGACCTGAAGGTCATCGCCGAGCCGATCGACCGGTACGGCGTCAACTACTACGCGCCGACCCGGGTGGGCGCGCCGCAGGGCGACGAGATCGAGTTCGGCGGCCTCACCCTCCCCGCCGAACTGCCCTTCTCTGTGCGGGAGATCGAGGACCGGCCGGTGACGGACTTCGGCTGGCCGGTGGTGCCCGAGGGGCTCACCGAGCTGCTGACCGGCCTCAGGGACCGCTACGGCGACCGGCTGCCGCCGGTGGTCATCACCGAGAACGGCTGCTCCTACCAGGGCCTCGACGACCAGGACCGGATCGGCTACCTCGACGGCCACATCCGCGCCCTGCACGACGCGCTGGCGGCGGGCGTGGACGTGCGCGGCTACTTCGTCTGGTCGCTGCTGGACAACTTCGAGTGGGCGGAGGGCTACGCGCGCCGGTTCGGCCTGGTGCACGTCGACTTCGCGACCCTGGAGCGCACCCCGAAGGCGTCCTACGGCTGGTTCCGCGAGGTGCTGCGGGCGCAGCGCTGACCGGGCCGCCCGGGTGCGGGCGGCGGTCGGGTCAGAAGCCCAGCTTGCGGAGCTGCTTCGGGTCGCGCTGCCAGTCCTTCGCGATCTTGACATGCAGGTCGAGGAAGACGGGCGTGCCGAGGAGCGCCTCGATCTGCTGACGGCTCTTCATGCCGACCTCCTTCAGGCGCTTGCCCTTGGGGCCGATGATGATGCCCTTCTGGCTGGAGCGCTCGATGTAGAGGTTGGCGTGGATGTCGAGGAGCGGGCGGTCGGCGGGGCGGTCCTCGCGGGGCAGCATCTCCTCGACGACGACGGCGATGGAGTGCGGCAGTTCGTCGCGGACGCCCTCCAGCGCGGCCTCCCGGATCAGCTCGGCGACCATGACCTGCTCGGGCTCGTCGGTGAGGTCGCCCTCGGGGTACAGCGGCGGGCTCTCGGGCATCATCGGGATCAGCAGGTCGGCCAGCAGTCCGACCTGCTTGTCGCCGACCGCCGAGACCGGCACGATCTCCGCCCACTCGATGCCCAGCTCCTTGCCGAGCTGGTCGAGGGCGATGAGCTGCTCGGCGAGGACCTTGGGGTCGACCAGGTCGGTCTTGGTGACGATCGCGACCTTCGGCGTCCTGCGGATGCCGGCCAGCTCCTTGGCGATGAAGCGGTCGCCAGGACCGAGCTTCTGGTCGGCGGGCACGCAGAAGCCGATCACGTCGACCTCGGCCCAGGTGGTGCGCACCACGTCGTTGAGCCGCTCGCCGAGGAGGGTGCGCGGCTTGTGCAGGCCGGGGGTGTCGACCAGGATCAGCTGCGCGTCCGGCCGGTGCACGATGCCCCGGACTGTGTGCCGTGTGGTCTGCGGCCGGTTGGACGTGATCGCCACCTTCTGCCCGACCAGAGCGTTCGTGAGGGTGGACTTGCCCGCGTTCGGGCGGCCCACGAAGCAGGCGAAGCCGGCACGGTGGACGGCCTCGGCCGGCTGCTCTGATGACTGGGTACGCACGCTCATGGCCCCCATTCTCCCTGATCCCCGAGGCGCCGCCGTACCGTGCCCGGCCTGGCCCCGTCCGGGTGGGGTTCCGCAAACCCCACCGCGACGAAACGTCACCGGACCACACCTGTACGCGACCGGAAGCGCGTTCCGGTGCCCCTCTGCCGAGCCCCCGCAGCGCTGGAGCCCCCCGTGACCCCGCCGTACCGCACGCCGAGACCGCTTACGATCACGGGGTCCTGGGCCAAGGCGCCCCGGTGTCGCACTCCGTCCTCTCCCCCGCGCAGAAGGTCAAGGGCCCGGCATGAAGCTCATCACCGCGATCATCAAGCCGCACCGCCTCGACGCGGTGAAGACCGCCCTCCAGGAGCTCGGCGTCAACGGCCTGACCGTGACCGAGGCCAGCGGCTACGGGCGCCAGCACGGCCACACCGAGGTGTACCGCGGCGCCGAGTACCGGGTCGACCTGGTCCCGAAGGCGCGCGTCGAGGTCGTCGTCGAGGACGCCGACGCGGAGACCGTGATCACCGCTGTCGTCAAGGCCGCGCGGACGGGGAAGATCGGGGACGGGAAGGTGTGGTCGCAGGCGGTGGAGACGGTGGTTCGGGTGCGGACCGGCGAGCGCGGGCCCGACGCGCTCTGACCAGCGGCACCGCCCCCGCGACCAGCAGCGCGAGCAGCACGAGGGCGGCGGCCCAGGGCAGCGCGAGGAACGACGCCCCGGCCGACTCCCTGGTGTTCTCCGCGCTGGCCGTCAACGTGACGTCGCCCCAGTCGAGCCGGGGCGCCCCGTGCCACGGCTCGGTGAGCCGCACCCGCTGGCCCGGCAGGAGTTCGGCCGGGAGCCGGGTCAGGTCGCGGTCGAGCAGGGTCCGCCCGAACAGGCCACGCGCCCGCAGTTCCACCTTCGGGTCGAGGGTGACGTTGCCTGTGTTGCGCAGGGTGTAGGAGACCGTCGCCTCGGCGGTGCCGAAGCCGGGCACGAGCGGCTGGCGGTGGCTGAGGCGGACGTCCTCGACGGCGATGGCGGGCACGGCGGGCCCGCCGACCCGCAGGTAGACGCGGGCGGCGACGGCCTGCCGCACACCGAGCGCGAGGGAACCCGCGCCCCGGTCGACGCGTTCGTCGAGGGCGACCAACGCGCCCGGGTGGTCGCCCGGCTCGGCGCCCTCGGGCACCTTCAGGGTGAAGGGGACGGTGGCCTTGCCGCGCGCGGGCACGGTGATCCGGGAGACGGCGGGCCGCGCCCAGGCGCCCACCCCGCGCATCCGCTCCTGGAGGGTGCGCACCGCGAACCCGCCGTCGCGGACGGTGTTGTAGGCGTCGGCCGCGTACATCCGCAGCGTCAGCGGGCGCGCGGTCTTGTTGGCGACGACGACCCTGTCCTCGATCGTCTGGCCGGGGTCGGCCCAGAGGGTGAAGTAGGGCCGCGCGGCGCTCTGCGAGGAGACCGGGTAGACGGACCAGCTGCCGTTGTCGGCGGCGTGCGCGGGCGCCGCGGGCAGCGCGAGGCCCCCCAGGACGCCGAGCAGGCCGAGCAGGCTCAGGAGGAGGGCGGACGGCTTGCGCATGGGTGCGGACCCCCGCGGACGGTTGCCGGGCCGGGCGATCGGGCGGGTGCGGTCCCGTGGTGACGGGTCGCCCGGCCGCCGGCGAGGAGACGTGGTGCCGGTGGTGCGAGGTGCTGTGGTGCGGGTGGCGCGGGTGGTGCCGGTGGCCTGAGGCGCCGTGGTGGCGGTCAGGACAGGGTGAGCGTCAGGACGCCCGCGTACGAGCCCGGCGAGGTGAACGCCGGTACGTCCAGCGAGAGTTGCGCGTCCACGGTGAAGCGGCCGCCGGTGAGGGCTGCGTCGGGGGTGGACGCGAGCGTCGCCCCCGAGGTGCCCACGGTGCCCGCCGAGCCCGCCCGGCAGGTGCTCGGGCTGTCCGCCGCCGTGGCGCAGGCGGGGGTCCAACTGAGCTTCCCGGCAACGATCTTGCCGCCGGCTCCGGTGAAGTCGGTGACCTTCCCGGTCAGCGACCAGCCGGCCGGACCGCCGCGGAAGTCCTTGACGGTGACGGTCCGCAGGGCGCCCGTGGAGGCACCGCCCTGGCCGAAGTCGACCGCCGAGAGCTGGACCGCGTCACCGGCCTGGCTCATCGAGAGCGACCCGGCTCTGACCGTCGTCGTCAGCTTCTGGCTCCCGTCCGGAACGGGCGTGGAGTCGTCGACGGTGTAGGCGGCGGGTCCCGCGCCCAGGTCCGCGCTCCAGCCGCCGCCCTCGTAGGCCACGATCCCGGTGGTCCCGGGGTCGGAGACGGTGAGGGTGCCGTCGAAGGAGCCGCCCGAGCCCGCGGTGACGGTCGCCCGGTCGGCGGTCTGGGTGGCGCCCGCCCGGCCGGCGAGGGTGACGCTCGCGCCGGCCGTGAAGCCCGTGCCGTGCACGGTGACGCCGGCGCCGGGGTTGCCCGAGGCCGAACCGAGCGTGATGGCACGGTTGTTGACCGGGGTGGAGCTGGTCGCCGTGATCGTCTCGGAGACCGGCGCGGGCGGGGTGATGACCGTGCAGGGGGTGTCGAGCTCCAGGATGTAGCTGGTGTGGATGTTGTAGTCGCCGGGCGCGAGGGTGATCGCGCCGGGCGCGGTGACCTTGAAGGTGCCGGTCATGGAGAACGACGGGAAGGCGCCGTTGCCGGGCACCGGGTCGTTCTTCTTCGGCCCCGCGACGGTGACGGCACCGGTCTGCGCGCCGCCCAGGGTGACCTTGCCCGTCGGGGTCATGATGTCGGCCGGCAGGTCGAGGGAGGTCGGGTTGCTCGCGGCCGGCTTGACGACGGTGTAGGTCACCGTGACGGTGTCGCCGACCTTCGGGGTGTCGTCGTCCACCGTGATGGCGGCCGTCGTGGTGCCGTCGATCGGCGGGATGCCCGCGATGTCCGGCGGGATGCAGTGCGTGCCGAAGTCCACGTTGGTGGCGGCGCCGGCCGGGCAGGCCAGTGCGCCGCCCGCGGTGACCGCGAGCGCGGCCACCGTGAGCAACGACGCCAGGCGGCGTCTTCGGATCGTCCGACCCGTGAGTCCCATGGATGCCCCCTCCGTAAGGGATGGGCCGCGGCGGCTCGTCCGCGCCCAGGGGGCATTGATGTGCGGATCGCGCGAGAAGTCAATGGAGATGCCGAAAAGAGCTGATGGACCGTCAGTTCCCGTGGGAGACCCGGGCGTTCACCCGGGAACCGACGGCCGTCAGATCAGGTTCAGCTGAACACGAACGGACCGGGCGACTGCGGCGCGCTCGGCGTGCAGGTGACGGTGACACCGAAGATGACCATCTTCAGCGTGCCGCCGTACGCCTGGAGGCTGTCGCCTGAGGCGACCGTGCCGTTCAGCGGACCGACGGTGACGGCGGAACCGGCGGCCATCGCCGGGTTGACCGTCCCGCTGAACACCTTGGTGCCGGTGCCGTTCACGAACGTCAGCGTGGACGCGATGGAGTTCGCGGACAGCGCCAGCGGCGTGGTGATGGAGGAGGTGAGGGTGATGGTGGCGGAGGTACCGCTCTGGGTGGCGGTGAGCGTGGCGGGTCCGCCACCCCACGCCCCGCAGTTCGCGGTGATCGTCGCCGACTGCGGGGTCACCGCGACAGCGGCCGGCGCGAACGCCAGCCCGGTCAGCCCGAGCGTCCCTGCCAGCAGGGCCGCACCGGTTCCTATACGCGTGCCTCTCATGGGTTTGCAGCTCCCTTCCCGGGGATCTGGTTCGACGGACGGCAGCCCGGAGCAGGTGGGTGCGGGCACGCTGCGCGACTCATGACCTGACGGTCCGTCACAACTTACGGGTCCCATTGATGCGCGGGGGGAAGAGAGCTGCAAGGGTGAATTCCGGACGACTGTTCAGCCGGCGGCGACGGTGTCCCGCACGGTCCCGTCGGGCCCGGCCACCAGGACCGGCGTACCGGCCCCGCCCAGGTCACGCACGGCGGCCAGGTCCGCGTCGGGGACCGCGGCCGCCTCCGTCACCACCGCGGCCGCCTCCAGCGAGGTGGCGCCCGAGGCCACCGCCATCGCCACGGCGGTGCGCAGCGCGCTCAGCCGCAACGAGTCGAGGTCGACGGTCCCCGCGACATAGGTACGGCCGGTCTCGTCCCGCACGGCGGCCCCCTCGGGCACGCCGTTGCGGGCCCGCGCGGAGCGGGCCAGGGTGACGATCTTGCGGTCCTCGGGGTCGAGCGCGTTGCTGTCGGTCATGCCCCGAGCATACGAAAGGCCCGCTCACCCCGGTCGGCTCAGGGCCGGTCGAGCCGCAGCCGCTCGGCGCGCGGCAGCTTGGCCACCACCAGGTCGTAGGAGTCCTCGACCAGCTCGCGCAGCTGCCGGGCGGGCAGAGCCCCGTCGACCGTGACGGTGTTCCAGTGCCGCTTGTTCATGTGCCAGCCCGGCACGATCAGCCCCGGGTGCTCGGCGCGCAGCCGGATCGCGTCCTCCGGATCGCACTTGAGGTTGACGGTCAGCGGGCGCGCGTCGAGCGAGGAGAGCGCGAACATCCTGCCGCCCACCTTGAAGACGGACAGCTCGGGGCTGAACGGGAACTCCTCCGTCGCCGCGTTGAACGACAGGCACAGCGCCCGCAGTTGTTCCGGGCTCACTCCGCCTGCCCGGCCGTGGCGCCGGCGCCGACGGGCTCCACGAGCACCGTAACGATCTTGTTGCGCCGGCCGGCCGCCGTCTCCGCGGTCAGCCGCAGCTCGCGGCCGTCCGGCAGCCCGACCACGCTGGACGCCGAGGCGATCGGCACCCGGCCGAGCGCCTTGGCGAGCAGGCCGCCGACGGTCTCCACGTCCTCGTCGTCGTACTCGTCGAGGCCGTACAGCTCGCCCAGGTCGGTGATGTCGAGGCGGGCGGTGACCCGGTAGCGGTCGTCGCCCAGCTCCTCCACCGGCGGCAGCTCCCGGTCGTACTCGTCGGTGATCTCGCCGACGATCTCCTCCAGGATGTCCTCGATGGTGACGATCCCGGCCGTGCCGCCGTACTCGTCGATGACGACCGCCACGTGGTTGCGGTCCTGCTGCATCTCGCGCAGCAGGTCACCGGCGTTCTTGGTGTCCGGCACGAAGGCCGCCGGGCGTATCGCCGTCGACACCAGGTCGCTCTCCGCGTCCCGGCTGATGTGCGTCTTGCGCGCCAGGTCCTTCAGATACACGATGCCGACGATGTCGTCCTCGTTCTCGCCGGTCACCGGGATGCGCGAGAAACCGGAGCGCAGGGCGAGGGTGAGGGCCTGCCTGATGGTCTTGTAGCGCTCGATGACGACGAGGTCGGTGCGCGGCACCATCACCTCGCGCACCAGGGTGTCGCCCAGCTCGAAGACGGAGTGCACCATCCGGCGCTCCTCGTCCTCGATCAGCGACTCCTTCTCCGCCAGGTCGACCAGCGCCCGCAGCTCCGCCTCGGACGCGAACGGGCCGCGTCTGAAGCCCTTGCCGGGGGTGAGGGCGTTGCCGATGAGGATCAGCAGGTTCGGCACCGGGCCCATGATCCGGGCCAGCGGCAGCAGCACATAGGCCGCCGCCGTCGCCGTGTTGAGGGGGTGCTGGCGGCCGATGGTGCGCGGCGAGACCCCGACGGCCACGTACGACACCAGGACCATGACGCCGATCGCGACCAGCAGCGCCTCGGTGGTGCCGGAGAACTCCTGGAGGCAGGCGTACGTCACCATGGCCGCCGCCGCCATCTCGCAGGCGACGCGGACCAGCAGCGCCACGTTCAGATAGCGGGTCGGGTCGGCCGCGACCCGGGCCAGCTTGGCGCCGCCGCGGCGGCCCGACCTGACGGCCTCCTCGGCCCGGAAACTGGACACCCGGGCGAGACCGGCCTCCGCGCAGGCGGCCAGCCACGCCACCACGACCAGGGCGATCGCGCCCGCGACGAGTTGCGGGCTCATGAGACGGTCGGGGCCGGCGAGGGGCCCTCGATGCCCTTCTCCGCGCGCCAGCCGTCCACGATGGCCGCCTGGAGGCCGAACATCTCGGCCTTCTCGTCGGGCTCCTCGTGGTCGTAGCCGAGCAGGTGCAGCACCCCGTGGACGGTGAGCAGCTGGAGCTCCTCGTCCATGGAGTGCCGGGTCTCCGCCTCGGCGCCCTGCCGCGCGGCCACCTCGGGGCAGAGCACGATGTCGCCGAGCAGTCCCTGCGGGGGCTCCTCGTCGTCCTTGGCCGGCGGACGCAGCTCGTCCATCGGGAAGGACATCACGTCGGTGGGCCCCGGCAGGTCCATCCACTGGATGTGCAGCTGCTCCATGGCGTCGTCGTCCACGACGATCACCGACAGCTCGGAGAGCGGGTGGATGCGCATCCGGGCCAGCGCGTAGCGGGCGATGTCGAGGATCGCCTGCTCGTCGACCTCGGTTCCTGACTCGTTGTTGACGTCGATCGACATGACGCGGTGCTTGCTACTTCCCCTTGGGCCCGGACGTGCCCCGGCCGCCCTTGTGGGTGCCGTTCTCCGTGCCGTGCGTGCTGTCGTACTTCTCGTACGCGTCGACGATACGGCCGACCAGCTTGTGCCGTACGACATCCTGCGACGACAGCCGCGAGAAGTGGACGTCGTCGAGCCCCTCCAGGATGTCCTGCACCTGCCGCAGACCGGACTTGGTGCCGCTGGGCAGGTCGACCTGCGTCACGTCACCGGTGATCACGATCTTCGACTCGAACCCGAGCCGGGTGAGGAACATCTTCATCTGCTCGGGGCTGGTGTTCTGGGCCTCGTCGAGGATGATGAACGCGTCGTTCAGGGTCCGGCCCCTCATGTACGCCAGCGGCGCCACCTCGATGGTGCCGGCCGCCATCAGGCGGGGGATGGAGTCCGGGTCGAGCATGTCGTGCAGGGCGTCGTACAGCGGGCGCAGGTACGGGTCGATCTTCTCGTAGAGGGTGCCGGGCAGGAAGCCGAGCCGCTCGCCCGCCTCGACCGCGGGGCGGGTCAGGATGATCCGGTTGACCTGCTTGGACTGGAGGGCCTGGACGGCCTTGGCCATGGCCAGGTAGGTCTTGCCGGTGCCCGCGGGGCCGATGCCGAAGACGATGGTGTGCTTGTCGATCGCGTCGACGTACCGCTTCTGGTTGAGCGTCTTGGGGCGGATGGTGCGCCCGCGCGAGGACAGGATGTTCTGCGTGAGCACCTCGGCCGGGGTCTCCTGGCCGTCACCCTCGCCGTTCCCGCTGGCTCTCAGCATGGCGATCGAGCGTTCCACGGCGTCCTCCGTCATCGGCTGCCCCGTGCGGAGCACCAGCATCATCTCGTCGAACAGGCGCTGGACGAGGGCGACTTCACCGGCGTCACCGACCGCGCTGATCTCGTTGCCCCGGACGTGGATGTCGGCCGCCGGGAAGGCCGTCTCGATGACGCGCAGCAGGGAGTCGCCTGAACCCAGCACGGTCACCATCGGGTGCTGGGCGGGAACGGTGAACCGTGCGCGTGCCTGACCCCGTGCGGGGGTGTGAGCTGTGGGTGTCTGAGTCATGGGCCGGCGCTGTAGGCCTTGCTCGTCCTCCTCGATACGGCACGCTCGCCACAAGGGCGGCCTGGTGTTCCCAGGGTACGCCGGGGCGCCGACAACGCCGTAGGGCTTTTCGCACCGACCGGTCCGCGGACGTCCCAGGTGGGGCGCCGGGATTGCCGGGGCCGACCCCGCATGCTTCCCCCCTCCCCGTGGGGAGAATCCCGCCGGTGCTGCCACGTCTGTTCGGTCGCACCCCTGTGCGCTTGTTCGATGTCCGTCCCGAGGAAAGCAGGTAGGCCGTGCTTCTGCGTCTGCCCACGTCCATGTCCGAGGCACAGCGCTGCCTGGCCGAGGGAGCGATACCCGTCGGCGGTGCCACGCTGGTGTGGGCCGCCTGGCTACGGGACGGGTTCCCCGCGCAGGCGCTGTCCCTGCGCGAGGTGCCGGAGGCGAACGTGCTGGGCGCGCGGGAGCTGGGCGCGGCGGTCCTGCTGTCCCAGGTGGACGACCGGGTCCCCGAGGTGCTGCGCGGGGCGGCGTCCGGCATCGGCACCGGGGCGGTGCGGCGCGCGGCGACGGTCGGCGGCAACATCGTCGGCAGCACCCTGCGCTGTCTGCTGCCCCCGGCCGTCGTGCTGGGCGCGCGGGCCCGGGTGCTGGGCGCGGACGGCCCCTACGAGACCGATCTCGCCGAGCTGCTGGCCAAGCAGCCGCTGCTGCTGAGCCTGCGCTGGCGCACCCCGGTGGCCAGCGGTTACCGGAAGCTGGCGGAGGTGCCCGGCGGTCCGCCGCCGTTCGTGATCGCCACCGCCGTGCACGCCGACTCGGGCGCCGCGCCCGAGCTGCGGATCGCGGTCAGGGACGGCTACGAGGTGCTCAGCGAGCGCGTCCC
The sequence above is a segment of the Streptomyces griseoviridis genome. Coding sequences within it:
- a CDS encoding FAD binding domain-containing protein, translated to MLLRLPTSMSEAQRCLAEGAIPVGGATLVWAAWLRDGFPAQALSLREVPEANVLGARELGAAVLLSQVDDRVPEVLRGAASGIGTGAVRRAATVGGNIVGSTLRCLLPPAVVLGARARVLGADGPYETDLAELLAKQPLLLSLRWRTPVASGYRKLAEVPGGPPPFVIATAVHADSGAAPELRIAVRDGYEVLSERVPCGDGAGPVLDALSRTPIGAQDESRLEAVREQVTAVLERAGG